From one Deltaproteobacteria bacterium genomic stretch:
- a CDS encoding acetylacetone-cleaving protein, protein MKPRPGDEYTHISSVEWQPFPGEFSTGGIRWKLLHVSPEVGAWTAIYDCPKGSSFASHIHIGPGEYLLTKGKMEVRGGGEKGGATAHAVGYGYEACNARHDRTHFPEDSEFYMTFLGPLQFIDKEGNTLAVVGWEQAQALWAQQTGQK, encoded by the coding sequence ATGAAACCACGTCCAGGTGATGAATACACGCATATCAGTTCTGTTGAATGGCAACCGTTTCCAGGGGAATTTTCGACCGGAGGGATTCGGTGGAAGTTATTACATGTGTCGCCAGAAGTTGGTGCGTGGACGGCAATCTATGACTGTCCAAAGGGATCCTCATTTGCAAGCCACATTCACATTGGCCCAGGTGAATACTTGTTGACCAAAGGAAAAATGGAAGTACGCGGTGGCGGCGAAAAAGGTGGAGCGACTGCGCATGCGGTTGGCTATGGGTACGAGGCTTGTAATGCACGCCATGATCGCACCCATTTCCCGGAGGATAGCGAGTTCTATATGACGTTTCTGGGGCCGTTGCAATTTATCGATAAGGAAGGAAATACGCTGGCTGTCGTGGGGTGGGAACAAGCGCAAGCGTTATGGGCGCAGCAAACAGGACAAAAATAA
- a CDS encoding cytochrome c3 family protein, with amino-acid sequence MAQIFPQKTNILSKVSIVVGGLLAAGGLALVMGLARSPYVNMVGVSREQPVPFSHKHHVNGLGIDCRYCHTSVEDTAFGGIPAVKTCMTCHSQIWTEAPILEPIRASYRTDKAIEWLRVHDLPDFVYFNHSIHVRKGVGCETCHGRVDQMPLMMKVNSLDMEWCIQCHKQPEKFIRPREAVFQMGWKPEGDQLALGEKLIGDHHIDKAKMLNCSICHR; translated from the coding sequence ATGGCTCAAATTTTTCCTCAAAAGACAAACATCTTATCTAAGGTCAGTATAGTTGTTGGTGGCCTCCTTGCCGCAGGAGGGTTAGCGTTGGTCATGGGGTTGGCTCGGTCACCCTATGTCAACATGGTCGGGGTCTCTCGCGAACAACCTGTCCCCTTCAGCCATAAACATCATGTCAACGGACTCGGGATAGATTGCCGTTATTGTCACACTTCAGTTGAAGATACGGCTTTCGGTGGTATCCCTGCAGTTAAGACCTGTATGACATGTCATTCGCAGATCTGGACTGAAGCGCCAATACTTGAACCGATCCGCGCCAGTTATAGGACAGATAAAGCGATCGAATGGCTCCGCGTCCACGACTTACCCGATTTTGTCTACTTCAATCACAGCATTCACGTCCGCAAGGGAGTAGGTTGTGAAACCTGCCATGGCCGCGTCGATCAGATGCCGCTGATGATGAAGGTGAATTCGCTGGATATGGAGTGGTGCATTCAATGTCACAAGCAGCCTGAGAAGTTTATCCGCCCACGTGAAGCCGTTTTCCAGATGGGATGGAAGCCAGAAGGTGACCAGCTTGCGCTGGGAGAAAAACTGATTGGCGACCATCATATCGATAAAGCCAAAATGCTTAACTGTTCGATTTGCCACCGATGA
- a CDS encoding 4Fe-4S dicluster domain-containing protein: MTTTHPQKTPLDLAAIRNRLSENRGPQYWRSLEELANTDEFQELLHKEFPRHAPWLDTLSRRNFLQFMGASLALAGLSACTRQPDETIVPYSKPPENVIPGHPQYFATAVLLNGVATGVLVESHTGRPTKIEGNPLHPGSLGSTDAFTQAAVLDLYDPDRSQVVTNARRISSWDVFTAAVQSPLDSQKAQGGAGLCILTETVTSPTLASQLQALLKEYPQARWHQYEPAGRDAVRAGARLAFGEDVDPVYHVDKANVILSLDADLLFSLPGNVRYARDFAAKRRVEDHNVNTMNRLYVAESSPNLTGGMADHRVSLRASEVEAFARAVAAELGVANVQSGQWADAEKYKKWIAALVSDLQQQKGASLVVAGDYQPPVVHALAYAMNDALGNVGKTVTYTGPLQSEAAESMASLRELAADMEAGKVEVLIILGGNPVYSAPADVRFAELLDKVTLRVHCSLHADETAERCHWHIPEAHSLEAWSDARAYDGTVSIVQPLIAPLYGGKSFHEVVAALLGQPGASGYEIVRNYWKTQKTEGDFEHFWRHALHDGVVADSALPAKSVSLKTIDWSSSSHANGAGTSEIIFRPDPTVWDGRFSNNGWLQELPKPLTKLTWDNAAIISPAMAQRLQLSDNQVVTLSYAERTVEAPILVRPGYPDGTVTVHLGYGRTYAGRVGGGIGFNANALRTSDAPWVGTGVEITKTTKTYQLVATQEHYLMEGRNLVRAGTIGEYHHEPNFVKEMGEDPAPDMTLYPPVPYDGRKWGMTIDLSSCIGCNACTIACQAENNIPVIGKKQVGIGREMHWIRVDRYYTGDENNPDTVHQPVPCMQCENAPCEPVCPVGATVHSSEGLNDMVYNRCVGTRYCSNNCPYKVRRFNFFLYQDWDTPSIKMQRNPNVSVRSRGVMEKCTYCVQRINAARITAEKEDRQVRDGEVVTACQAACPAEAITFGDLNDPNSRIAKAKASPLNYGLLTDLNTRPRTTYLARLKNPNPEIENG, translated from the coding sequence ATGACGACAACACACCCGCAAAAAACTCCACTCGACTTGGCTGCGATTCGTAACCGCCTCTCTGAGAATCGTGGGCCACAGTACTGGCGAAGTCTTGAGGAACTCGCCAATACTGACGAATTTCAGGAACTCCTCCATAAGGAATTCCCGCGACATGCGCCTTGGCTAGATACGCTCAGCCGTCGAAATTTTCTCCAGTTTATGGGCGCGTCGTTGGCACTGGCCGGGCTTAGTGCCTGTACGCGGCAACCAGACGAGACAATCGTCCCTTACTCTAAGCCGCCTGAAAACGTCATTCCTGGGCATCCCCAGTACTTTGCTACAGCCGTACTGCTGAACGGTGTGGCAACTGGTGTGCTCGTCGAAAGCCACACCGGTCGGCCGACAAAGATCGAAGGGAATCCCCTACATCCTGGAAGCCTCGGCAGCACGGACGCTTTTACGCAAGCGGCGGTACTTGATCTTTACGACCCTGATCGCAGTCAGGTTGTTACCAATGCACGCCGTATTAGCTCGTGGGACGTATTCACTGCTGCGGTTCAATCTCCGCTTGATAGTCAAAAAGCGCAAGGTGGAGCCGGGCTCTGCATATTGACGGAAACGGTTACCTCTCCAACGCTTGCTTCTCAACTACAGGCATTGCTGAAAGAGTATCCGCAGGCTCGCTGGCATCAATATGAACCTGCAGGTCGAGATGCTGTACGTGCTGGTGCACGTCTTGCCTTTGGTGAAGATGTCGACCCAGTCTACCATGTTGATAAAGCGAATGTGATTCTCTCGTTGGATGCTGACCTCCTCTTCTCGCTGCCAGGCAATGTCCGCTATGCACGCGATTTTGCTGCCAAGCGCAGAGTGGAGGATCATAATGTCAACACGATGAACCGCCTGTATGTGGCGGAAAGTTCTCCTAACTTGACTGGTGGGATGGCCGACCACCGTGTGTCGTTACGGGCCAGTGAAGTAGAGGCATTTGCTCGTGCGGTTGCAGCTGAACTCGGGGTTGCCAATGTTCAGTCTGGTCAATGGGCAGACGCTGAGAAGTACAAGAAATGGATCGCAGCTCTCGTCAGTGATTTGCAACAGCAGAAGGGCGCGAGTCTGGTTGTGGCTGGCGATTATCAGCCACCAGTCGTTCATGCTCTTGCGTATGCGATGAACGATGCGTTGGGTAATGTTGGAAAAACGGTGACCTATACTGGTCCACTGCAAAGTGAAGCAGCCGAATCGATGGCCTCTCTGCGTGAGCTGGCTGCGGACATGGAAGCTGGGAAAGTCGAAGTGCTTATCATTCTCGGCGGTAACCCGGTCTACTCCGCTCCGGCTGACGTACGCTTTGCTGAACTTCTCGATAAAGTTACTCTTCGCGTACACTGTAGCTTACATGCAGATGAGACGGCTGAGCGCTGTCATTGGCATATTCCTGAGGCGCATTCGCTCGAAGCTTGGAGCGACGCCCGTGCGTACGACGGTACGGTATCAATCGTTCAACCTTTGATTGCTCCGTTATACGGTGGAAAATCGTTCCATGAAGTTGTGGCGGCGTTGCTTGGCCAGCCGGGTGCGTCTGGTTACGAAATTGTACGCAACTACTGGAAAACGCAAAAAACAGAAGGTGATTTTGAACATTTCTGGCGCCATGCTCTCCATGACGGAGTTGTGGCAGACAGCGCACTCCCTGCAAAATCAGTATCGCTGAAGACCATTGACTGGTCATCCTCTAGCCATGCAAACGGAGCTGGAACTTCAGAAATTATCTTTCGTCCAGACCCGACTGTATGGGATGGGCGGTTTAGCAATAACGGTTGGTTACAAGAGTTGCCCAAGCCGTTGACCAAACTGACATGGGACAATGCGGCTATTATCAGCCCAGCAATGGCGCAACGCTTGCAGCTATCTGATAATCAAGTTGTCACACTCAGTTATGCTGAACGAACGGTTGAAGCGCCAATCTTGGTCAGACCTGGATACCCAGATGGGACGGTGACGGTCCACCTCGGGTATGGACGTACATACGCTGGTCGGGTGGGTGGAGGTATTGGTTTTAATGCCAATGCGTTACGCACCTCCGATGCGCCCTGGGTGGGGACTGGTGTCGAAATCACGAAAACCACCAAGACCTATCAACTTGTGGCCACACAAGAACATTACCTCATGGAGGGGCGTAATCTCGTTCGGGCTGGCACAATCGGTGAATATCATCACGAACCCAACTTCGTGAAAGAGATGGGCGAAGATCCTGCCCCGGACATGACGCTTTATCCACCGGTCCCATATGATGGGCGTAAATGGGGAATGACGATTGATTTGAGTTCCTGCATCGGCTGCAATGCCTGCACTATCGCCTGTCAAGCTGAAAACAACATCCCCGTGATCGGCAAGAAGCAAGTCGGCATCGGTCGCGAAATGCACTGGATTCGCGTTGATCGTTATTACACCGGGGATGAAAACAACCCTGATACCGTGCATCAACCCGTGCCTTGTATGCAGTGCGAGAATGCTCCGTGTGAGCCTGTCTGCCCAGTCGGGGCGACGGTGCACAGTTCGGAGGGGTTGAACGACATGGTGTATAATCGGTGTGTGGGCACTCGATATTGTTCAAACAACTGCCCATACAAAGTCCGTCGTTTCAACTTCTTCCTCTATCAAGATTGGGATACGCCATCGATCAAGATGCAACGGAACCCGAATGTGAGTGTCCGCAGCCGTGGCGTGATGGAAAAGTGCACGTATTGTGTGCAACGTATCAACGCCGCGCGAATTACGGCTGAAAAAGAAGATCGTCAGGTGCGTGATGGAGAAGTGGTCACTGCATGCCAAGCTGCATGTCCAGCCGAGGCAATAACTTTTGGTGACCTTAACGACCCCAATAGTCGTATCGCAAAGGCGAAGGCGTCGCCATTAAACTATGGACTCCTGACTGACTTAAATACCCGTCCGCGCACAACGTATTTAGCGCGACTCAAGAACCCAAATCCGGAGATTGAGAATGGCTAG
- a CDS encoding hydrogenase, producing MASVARPAPQPIGENQVPPIMGPTLTYRSITEKLSDIILSGHIPTSWFVALAIALMGVGSLTISAVVLLVVGTGIWGITIPIGWGFAIINFVWWIGIGHAGTLISAVLHLLGQQWRTSINRFAEAMTLVAVLCAGMFPLLHTGRPWLAAYWLFPYPNTMNVWPQFRSPLIWDVFAVSTYLTVSLLFWYVGLVPDLAAMRDRAKTKVGQTIYGMLAMGWRGSALHWQRYEIAYLLLAGLSTPLVVSVHSIVSFDFAVSVIPGWHTTIFPPYFVAGAVYAGFAMVFTLGIPLRSVYKLEDFITLRHLDNMAKVMLATGLFVSYGYAMEAFISLVYAANPHEYAMMMNRMFGPYGWSYWMLVLTNIVIPQLLWFRKVRHNVWLLFLVSMSINVGMWLERFVIVVTSLHRDFLPSSWGMYYPTIWDFGIFIGTMGFFLMMMLLFVRALPAISIAEMRLLLFERKHHGKQHGKAHTEEAAV from the coding sequence ATGGCTAGTGTGGCTCGCCCCGCTCCGCAACCGATTGGAGAGAATCAGGTCCCTCCGATTATGGGACCGACGCTCACGTATCGGTCGATTACGGAAAAACTCAGCGATATCATCCTGTCCGGACATATTCCGACGAGTTGGTTTGTTGCCCTCGCCATCGCCCTGATGGGAGTCGGTTCACTTACCATCTCGGCTGTCGTGCTTCTCGTGGTTGGTACCGGAATTTGGGGAATCACAATCCCTATCGGCTGGGGGTTTGCGATTATCAACTTTGTCTGGTGGATCGGAATCGGTCACGCTGGAACACTCATCTCGGCTGTTCTCCATCTTCTTGGTCAGCAATGGCGAACATCGATCAACAGATTCGCTGAGGCCATGACCCTGGTTGCCGTGCTGTGTGCTGGTATGTTTCCGCTGCTTCACACTGGTCGGCCCTGGTTAGCGGCTTATTGGTTGTTCCCCTATCCGAACACGATGAATGTGTGGCCACAATTCCGTAGCCCACTGATCTGGGACGTGTTTGCGGTGAGCACGTACCTGACTGTTTCCTTACTTTTCTGGTACGTCGGTCTGGTTCCTGACCTTGCAGCAATGCGCGACCGCGCTAAGACGAAAGTTGGACAGACCATTTATGGGATGCTGGCAATGGGATGGCGCGGATCTGCTTTACACTGGCAGCGCTACGAAATTGCTTACTTGCTGCTTGCTGGACTTTCGACTCCTCTGGTTGTGTCGGTCCACTCGATCGTGAGTTTCGACTTCGCGGTGTCAGTCATTCCTGGCTGGCATACAACGATTTTTCCTCCCTACTTCGTCGCTGGTGCTGTGTACGCCGGGTTCGCAATGGTGTTCACCTTAGGCATTCCGTTGCGTTCTGTGTATAAGCTGGAAGATTTCATTACCCTACGCCATCTGGACAATATGGCGAAAGTTATGTTGGCAACCGGCCTTTTCGTCTCTTACGGTTATGCGATGGAAGCATTCATCAGCTTGGTGTATGCAGCCAACCCGCATGAATACGCGATGATGATGAACCGTATGTTCGGCCCATATGGCTGGTCTTATTGGATGCTGGTTCTGACCAACATCGTCATTCCTCAGTTATTGTGGTTCCGTAAGGTGCGCCATAATGTATGGCTGCTCTTCTTGGTCTCCATGTCGATCAACGTCGGTATGTGGCTTGAACGGTTTGTGATCGTCGTTACCAGCTTGCATCGAGACTTCCTCCCTTCATCTTGGGGTATGTATTATCCCACGATATGGGACTTTGGTATCTTTATTGGCACCATGGGATTTTTCCTCATGATGATGCTCTTGTTTGTTCGCGCCTTGCCAGCGATTTCTATCGCGGAAATGCGCTTGTTGTTGTTCGAGCGCAAGCATCATGGCAAGCAGCACGGAAAAGCACACACAGAGGAGGCAGCGGTATGA
- a CDS encoding DUF3341 domain-containing protein, whose amino-acid sequence MSSAHAEKKPSLYGLMAEFESAEELKAAAHKAKDAGYTKMDGYSPFPIEELDVALGFKPSWLPAFVLIGGLTGIAAGYGLQYWVSVIDYPLMVGGKPYHSWPAFVPVTYELMILFASFAAVLSMFALNGLPMPYHPVFNVDRFNMASNDRFFLCIEAADPQFDIDKTKSFLEQCHPTYISEVEP is encoded by the coding sequence ATGAGTTCTGCACACGCAGAGAAAAAGCCCTCACTCTATGGGCTGATGGCTGAATTCGAGTCAGCAGAAGAGCTTAAGGCTGCCGCCCACAAGGCCAAAGACGCTGGCTATACGAAAATGGATGGTTATTCGCCATTCCCAATTGAAGAACTTGATGTGGCGCTTGGATTCAAACCATCATGGCTCCCAGCTTTTGTACTTATTGGTGGATTGACTGGAATTGCCGCGGGGTATGGTCTGCAATACTGGGTTTCAGTGATTGATTATCCGCTTATGGTCGGTGGTAAGCCCTACCATAGCTGGCCGGCGTTCGTTCCAGTGACATACGAACTGATGATCTTATTCGCCTCGTTTGCAGCGGTGCTCTCTATGTTCGCTCTCAACGGGTTACCGATGCCGTATCATCCGGTCTTTAATGTCGATCGGTTTAATATGGCGTCAAACGATCGCTTCTTCCTGTGTATCGAAGCGGCTGATCCACAATTTGATATCGATAAAACAAAAAGTTTCCTTGAGCAGTGTCATCCAACGTATATTTCAGAAGTCGAACCATAG
- a CDS encoding cytochrome c produces the protein MASRIIHKTGLFGLVLSSFLIATGCRQDMHDQPRFEPLEANNFFSDGRAARPLVTGVVARGTLQEDAHLFTGRVNDEFVTTFPFTITQDVIVRGQERYNIFCSPCHGALGDGEGAIVQRGLKHPPSYHIDRLREAPVGYYFNVITNGFGAMFDYADRVSVRDRWAIIAYIRALQLSQNAKIDDVPAEARQQLDGTH, from the coding sequence ATGGCATCACGTATCATACACAAGACCGGACTCTTCGGGCTGGTGCTGAGCAGTTTCCTCATTGCTACGGGCTGTCGGCAAGACATGCACGACCAGCCACGATTTGAACCTCTCGAAGCGAACAACTTTTTTTCTGATGGGCGTGCAGCTCGACCCCTCGTCACCGGAGTTGTTGCCCGGGGGACGTTGCAAGAAGATGCGCACTTATTCACTGGTCGCGTGAATGACGAGTTTGTCACCACATTTCCATTCACGATTACACAAGATGTTATCGTGCGTGGCCAGGAGCGTTACAACATCTTCTGCTCTCCGTGTCACGGTGCATTGGGAGATGGTGAAGGGGCGATTGTTCAGCGCGGGTTGAAGCATCCGCCATCCTATCATATCGATCGCTTGCGAGAGGCTCCGGTTGGTTATTATTTCAATGTTATCACCAACGGTTTTGGCGCGATGTTTGACTATGCAGATCGTGTTTCGGTTCGTGATCGTTGGGCGATCATTGCGTACATTCGTGCATTACAACTGAGCCAGAACGCAAAAATTGACGATGTCCCAGCAGAAGCTCGACAGCAACTAGACGGAACGCACTAA